One genomic segment of Bacteroidota bacterium includes these proteins:
- a CDS encoding metal ABC transporter permease, with amino-acid sequence MDNFIKFFSFSEPNVRFVVIGMILMGIGTAAIGTFAFLRKRSLTGDAVAHSVLPGICLAFLIFNSKDLWILLGGAFVTGWISLAFIDWITRSTKLKSDTAIALTLSVFFGIGIMLLTFIQQTGDASQSGLNNFLLGKAAAMSPSDIETMAIVSIIILAVLFIFFKEFTLLSFDPDFAKTSGLPVVFLEITLTTLTVLAVASGIQSVGVVLMAAMLITPAAAARYWTDDLKKMLALSMLFAVIGGIAGAYVSFVNNKMPTGPWIVTVVSLFALLSILFAPHKGAIPKIFLRKKHSRKVVYENVLKVMYHIQESEQKETAVTASAIQQKRQMATADIRNGIKNLLHKNLIVEMQEGYRMTAFGLTEAKRIVRLHRLWEMYLTQQLNIASDHVHDDAEAVEHIITPEMEKRLIEILGFPEKDPHDKEIPYA; translated from the coding sequence ATGGATAACTTTATAAAATTCTTTTCATTTTCAGAACCGAATGTTCGTTTTGTTGTAATCGGAATGATACTGATGGGAATTGGTACTGCAGCTATCGGCACGTTTGCATTTTTGCGTAAACGATCACTCACCGGAGATGCCGTAGCACATTCTGTATTACCCGGAATATGTCTTGCATTTTTAATTTTTAATAGTAAGGATCTTTGGATATTATTAGGAGGTGCATTTGTTACCGGATGGATTTCTCTTGCATTTATTGATTGGATAACACGCAGCACCAAATTAAAAAGCGATACTGCAATTGCATTGACACTAAGTGTATTTTTTGGAATCGGTATTATGTTACTCACTTTTATTCAACAAACAGGTGATGCATCACAAAGCGGATTAAATAACTTTCTGCTGGGAAAGGCAGCGGCAATGTCTCCATCGGATATTGAAACTATGGCAATTGTAAGTATAATAATTCTTGCAGTGTTGTTTATTTTTTTCAAAGAATTTACTTTACTTTCTTTCGATCCTGACTTTGCAAAAACATCAGGATTACCAGTAGTGTTTTTAGAAATTACTCTCACTACACTCACGGTATTAGCTGTTGCAAGTGGAATTCAATCCGTAGGTGTAGTATTAATGGCAGCCATGTTAATTACACCCGCTGCCGCAGCTCGTTATTGGACAGATGATTTAAAAAAAATGCTTGCTCTCAGTATGTTGTTTGCAGTGATTGGCGGTATTGCAGGAGCATACGTTTCTTTCGTCAATAATAAAATGCCAACAGGCCCTTGGATAGTAACCGTAGTTTCATTATTCGCTTTATTATCAATTTTATTTGCACCACATAAAGGTGCCATTCCTAAAATATTTTTGCGCAAAAAACATAGTAGAAAAGTGGTGTATGAAAACGTATTGAAAGTAATGTATCATATTCAGGAATCCGAACAAAAAGAAACTGCAGTTACAGCTTCTGCAATACAACAAAAAAGACAAATGGCCACTGCCGATATACGCAACGGCATAAAAAATTTATTACATAAAAATCTTATTGTCGAAATGCAGGAAGGTTATCGAATGACTGCATTTGGATTAACAGAAGCAAAACGTATTGTAAGATTACATCGCTTATGGGAAATGTATTTAACCCAGCAACTTAATATTGCAAGCGATCATGTACATGATGATGCAGAAGCAGTGGAACATATCATTACACCAGAAATGGAAAAACGATTAATAGAAATTTTAGGATTCCCTGAAAAAGATCCTCACGATAAAGAGATACCTTATGCATGA
- a CDS encoding transporter, with product MKIFTLIITCFFIIQVYSQELITDRPDITESPYIVPQNHLQFEHGLSYSWGTIKNTFDPTFDVDYNVLQIASTLVRYGINDLVELRLEFNPTVSTIAGESITGLPPMGLGIKSKLFTGDGAIPQIAILATAYPGLLATENMQPEVAIYEYRMAANHIFTEWWSVGWNFGAIISSITSPQYVYSLSSGFAINEKAGCFVEAYGNFPANKLDANVSDNLFLDAGFTYGFTPMLQADLSFGYELTNINAYYSFGIGFSYLISLKKSDG from the coding sequence ATGAAAATATTTACATTAATTATCACCTGTTTTTTTATAATACAAGTATATAGTCAGGAACTTATAACTGATAGACCGGACATTACAGAAAGTCCATACATTGTTCCGCAAAATCATTTGCAATTTGAACATGGCCTTTCCTATAGTTGGGGTACAATAAAAAATACTTTTGATCCAACATTCGATGTGGATTATAATGTACTTCAAATTGCTTCTACATTAGTGCGCTATGGTATAAATGATTTGGTGGAATTGAGATTAGAATTTAATCCTACAGTTTCCACTATTGCAGGAGAATCAATAACGGGATTACCACCAATGGGATTAGGTATTAAATCAAAACTTTTTACTGGAGATGGAGCAATTCCACAAATAGCAATTTTGGCAACCGCATATCCCGGATTACTTGCAACAGAAAATATGCAACCCGAAGTAGCTATTTATGAATATAGGATGGCAGCCAATCATATTTTTACAGAATGGTGGAGCGTTGGTTGGAATTTCGGTGCAATAATTAGCAGCATAACATCTCCGCAATATGTGTATTCATTAAGTTCAGGATTTGCAATTAATGAAAAAGCAGGTTGCTTTGTAGAAGCCTATGGCAATTTCCCTGCAAATAAATTAGATGCAAACGTTTCCGATAATTTGTTTTTAGATGCAGGTTTCACTTATGGTTTCACTCCTATGTTACAAGCTGACTTATCCTTTGGTTATGAATTAACAAATATCAATGCGTACTATTCATTTGGAATTGGTTTCTCCTATCTTATTTCTTTAAAAAAATCAGATGGATAA
- a CDS encoding metal ABC transporter ATP-binding protein, giving the protein MQEKNQPAIEVHDLTVSYFRKPALWDIDFEIPVGVLAGIIGPNGAGKSTLIKAIMGLIANDSGYVKIFGEDLNTVRNRIAYVPQRGTVDWHFPASVLDVVLMGRYGIRGVLKRTTKADKKFAMECLLKVGMQDYSKRQISQLSGGQQQRVFIARALAQEADLYFMDEPFAGIDATTEKTIFELLLAMRSENKTILVVHHDLQSAFTYFDWILLLNTQLIANGPKEKIFIPEYLQKTYGGKLNMLTKVQDIIGELQIPVREKK; this is encoded by the coding sequence ATGCAAGAAAAAAATCAACCCGCAATAGAAGTACATGACCTTACGGTTTCCTATTTCCGCAAACCGGCTTTATGGGATATAGATTTTGAAATACCGGTAGGGGTGCTTGCAGGTATTATAGGTCCTAATGGCGCAGGAAAATCTACTTTGATAAAAGCAATCATGGGATTAATTGCAAATGATAGTGGATATGTAAAAATTTTTGGTGAAGATTTAAATACAGTACGCAATCGTATTGCATATGTCCCACAAAGAGGAACTGTGGATTGGCATTTTCCGGCAAGCGTTCTTGATGTCGTGTTGATGGGTAGATATGGAATAAGAGGTGTGCTGAAACGGACAACCAAAGCAGATAAAAAATTTGCAATGGAATGTCTTTTAAAAGTGGGTATGCAGGATTACAGCAAACGGCAAATTTCACAATTAAGTGGTGGGCAACAACAACGGGTTTTTATTGCAAGAGCTTTAGCACAGGAAGCGGATTTATATTTTATGGATGAACCATTTGCAGGAATAGATGCTACCACAGAAAAAACAATTTTTGAATTATTGCTCGCTATGCGTTCAGAAAATAAAACTATTCTTGTTGTGCATCACGATTTGCAGAGTGCATTTACTTATTTCGATTGGATACTTCTTTTGAATACGCAATTGATTGCAAATGGACCAAAAGAAAAAATATTTATACCGGAATATTTACAAAAAACTTATGGAGGCAAATTAAATATGCTTACCAAAGTACAAGATATAATTGGTGAGCTTCAAATTCCCGTGAGAGAAAAAAAATAA
- the smpB gene encoding SsrA-binding protein SmpB, producing MKYKEVSIRNKRATFEFEIIDSYSAGIVLHGSEIKSIREGKASISEAYCIFKNEELWVKSMHINEYNMATHYQHEPLRLRKLLLSRKELAKLGAKVKERGFTIVPLRLFVNERGFAKLEIALARGKKVHDKRNTIKARDEKRDLDRSLRDYKK from the coding sequence ATGAAATATAAAGAGGTAAGCATTAGAAATAAGAGGGCGACGTTTGAATTTGAAATTATTGATTCTTATTCTGCCGGTATTGTATTGCATGGCAGCGAAATAAAATCTATCCGTGAGGGAAAGGCAAGTATCAGCGAGGCATATTGCATTTTTAAAAATGAAGAACTCTGGGTGAAAAGTATGCATATCAATGAGTATAACATGGCTACGCATTATCAGCATGAACCATTGCGACTGCGCAAATTATTATTAAGTAGAAAGGAATTGGCAAAGCTGGGTGCAAAAGTGAAGGAGAGAGGTTTTACAATTGTGCCGCTAAGGTTATTTGTGAATGAAAGAGGTTTTGCCAAATTAGAAATTGCATTAGCAAGAGGTAAAAAAGTACATGACAAACGCAACACTATAAAAGCCCGGGATGAAAAAAGGGATCTTGATAGATCCCTTCGTGATTATAAGAAATAA
- a CDS encoding DUF2279 domain-containing protein → MHNRILTPHKYVLLISLCMIFYTSYAQVDSSKFLNPFLTPATEYNSKRFGLVLGTEAVLYTGATIALYHYWYKNYPQSAFHFFNDDGEWLQQDKMGHMYTAYFETNLTTAMYRWTGMKKENAYWAGFATASLFQLTIEVFDGFSAEWGFSWGDFAANTFGAGLATGQNFLWDEQRIRLKFSQHFVDYSSYPLEVQDRAAFLYGSSGPEKVIKDYNGLTTWLSVNPSMFMKEDNHFPKWLMFSAGYGADGIFGGYENIWCSNTDIKYENCPDDLLIDYSSIPRTRQYYLSFDVDLTAFKGKSPFWNMVLEIASILKFPAPAIEFNQGGNTKWYWLYF, encoded by the coding sequence ATGCATAACAGAATACTCACACCGCATAAGTATGTACTTCTGATTTCGCTTTGTATGATATTCTATACTTCATATGCGCAAGTAGATTCTTCCAAATTTTTAAATCCATTTCTTACACCTGCTACAGAATATAATTCGAAACGTTTTGGTTTAGTATTGGGAACGGAAGCTGTATTATATACCGGAGCTACTATTGCACTTTATCATTATTGGTATAAAAATTATCCGCAATCTGCATTTCATTTTTTTAATGATGATGGCGAGTGGTTACAGCAGGATAAAATGGGACATATGTACACTGCTTATTTTGAAACCAATCTTACCACAGCCATGTATCGCTGGACTGGAATGAAAAAAGAAAATGCGTATTGGGCAGGTTTTGCAACGGCTTCTTTATTTCAATTAACCATAGAAGTATTTGATGGCTTTTCTGCGGAGTGGGGATTTAGTTGGGGTGATTTTGCAGCCAATACTTTTGGTGCAGGATTAGCAACAGGTCAAAATTTTTTATGGGATGAACAACGCATCCGATTAAAATTTTCGCAACACTTTGTTGACTATTCTTCTTACCCACTAGAAGTACAAGATCGTGCAGCATTTTTATATGGCAGCAGCGGTCCTGAAAAAGTGATAAAAGATTATAATGGATTAACTACTTGGCTTTCTGTAAATCCATCTATGTTTATGAAAGAGGATAATCATTTTCCGAAATGGCTGATGTTTTCTGCCGGCTATGGAGCCGATGGAATATTTGGTGGCTATGAAAATATATGGTGTAGCAATACAGATATTAAATATGAAAATTGCCCGGATGATTTATTAATTGATTACAGTTCTATTCCCCGCACACGTCAATATTATTTATCGTTTGATGTAGATCTCACCGCATTTAAAGGCAAATCGCCATTCTGGAATATGGTGTTGGAAATTGCGAGCATTTTAAAATTCCCTGCACCTGCAATTGAATTTAATCAGGGTGGAAATACGAAATGGTATTGGTTGTATTTTTAA
- a CDS encoding alpha/beta hydrolase: MNYRVLVFTLINVCLLQTLQAQNSIGLMTEKEYAVTPADYGLNFEEIKIETPDKNADNTPLTLFGWHLIPAEKLSKKAVIIASNGQGNMANSLEYAGLFLGMGYHVFMFDYRGYGQSDDFNVNPKFYIYAQFGTDLNAVVDHVKKYFATLTITVYGQGIGAGLALGVSANNVKVNNVIADGPYTTLETIEKRYKEFTGGKIMMPLAFDKALIEPLNALAVKGDQLRGIMLIVGAKGDYVTPADITSIADLKKKVTTVYVVPNVNNDENFSSNKDQYFKEVKAFLDKLN, encoded by the coding sequence ATGAATTACAGAGTTTTAGTTTTTACACTTATCAATGTATGTCTGTTACAAACATTACAGGCACAGAATTCTATCGGCCTGATGACGGAAAAAGAATATGCGGTTACACCTGCCGATTACGGTTTGAACTTTGAAGAAATCAAAATTGAAACACCCGATAAAAATGCAGATAACACACCACTTACTTTATTCGGCTGGCATTTAATTCCCGCAGAAAAATTATCAAAGAAAGCAGTGATTATTGCAAGCAATGGGCAGGGTAATATGGCAAACTCTTTAGAATATGCAGGTTTATTTTTGGGTATGGGTTATCATGTGTTTATGTTTGATTATCGTGGTTATGGACAAAGCGATGATTTTAATGTGAATCCTAAATTTTACATCTATGCGCAATTTGGAACTGATTTAAATGCAGTGGTGGATCACGTGAAAAAATATTTTGCTACACTTACAATTACAGTTTACGGACAAGGTATCGGTGCCGGTTTAGCACTTGGTGTTTCTGCCAATAATGTGAAGGTAAATAATGTAATTGCAGACGGACCTTATACTACTTTAGAAACAATAGAAAAACGTTACAAAGAATTTACCGGTGGAAAAATTATGATGCCGCTTGCATTCGATAAAGCATTGATTGAACCTTTGAATGCGCTTGCAGTGAAAGGTGATCAATTGCGTGGAATTATGCTGATCGTTGGTGCAAAAGGAGATTATGTTACGCCCGCAGATATTACAAGTATTGCAGATTTAAAAAAGAAAGTAACTACAGTGTATGTTGTACCAAATGTGAACAATGATGAAAATTTCAGCAGTAATAAAGATCAGTATTTTAAAGAAGTGAAAGCCTTCTTGGATAAATTAAATTAA
- a CDS encoding zinc ABC transporter substrate-binding protein codes for MRFNLLLITILGCIFYASCKSNSESESTQLRIVATTGMIADILKNIAGEYAQVEALMGPGVDPHLYKASQGDIGKLRNADIVFYNGLHLEGKMTEIFESLGKEKPVVAVSDGIDKNKLITINQEGDKITYDPHIWFDVSLWEQATAFAMQQLIKIDPIHADSYKLNGEKYLENLRQLHAEVISTMQTIPIENRILITSHDAFSYFGRAYDVRVIGLQGISTAAEFGLKDITDMVNTIIAEKVKAVFVESSVSEKSIRSVQEGCRQKKYDIQLGGTLYSDAMGYEGTPEGTYIGMVRHNIQTMLEALK; via the coding sequence ATGCGTTTTAATTTATTACTAATAACAATTCTTGGATGTATATTTTATGCTTCCTGTAAATCAAATTCGGAATCAGAATCAACACAGTTACGAATAGTAGCCACAACAGGAATGATTGCAGATATATTAAAAAACATTGCGGGTGAATATGCACAAGTAGAAGCACTGATGGGTCCGGGCGTTGATCCGCATTTATATAAAGCTTCTCAGGGAGATATCGGAAAGCTGCGCAATGCCGATATTGTATTTTACAATGGGTTGCATTTAGAAGGCAAAATGACGGAGATATTTGAAAGTCTTGGAAAGGAAAAACCTGTGGTTGCAGTAAGTGATGGTATAGATAAAAACAAATTAATAACAATAAATCAAGAAGGTGATAAAATTACTTATGATCCGCATATTTGGTTTGATGTCAGTTTATGGGAACAAGCGACAGCCTTTGCAATGCAACAATTAATAAAAATAGATCCGATACATGCAGACAGCTATAAATTAAATGGAGAAAAGTATTTAGAAAATCTGCGACAATTACATGCAGAAGTAATTTCCACTATGCAAACAATTCCAATTGAAAACAGAATTTTAATTACATCTCATGATGCATTTTCTTATTTCGGAAGAGCGTATGATGTTCGTGTAATTGGATTACAGGGAATTTCTACCGCAGCGGAATTTGGATTAAAAGATATAACAGATATGGTGAACACTATTATAGCAGAAAAAGTGAAAGCAGTATTTGTAGAAAGTAGTGTATCTGAAAAATCAATACGATCGGTGCAGGAAGGGTGCAGACAAAAAAAATACGATATTCAACTTGGAGGTACATTATACAGCGATGCAATGGGGTATGAAGGAACGCCGGAAGGTACTTATATAGGTATGGTGCGCCATAATATTCAAACAATGCTTGAGGCCTTAAAATAA
- a CDS encoding protein-L-isoaspartate(D-aspartate) O-methyltransferase, with protein MINATDTHKQQGLRLKLVELLRKKGIVDEKVLQAINRVPRHTFFDKAFIDHAYEDKAFQIGEGQTISQPYTVAYMSEWLETTPMMKVLEIGTGSGYQACVLAELGVKVFTIERFKSLHLKSKKLLESMGYSNIKMFFGDGYAGLPTFAPFDRIIITAAAPEIPNALLLQLKVGGIMVLPLGKEEDQMMLKITKTADNDFKKEVGDNFRFVPMLPGKVF; from the coding sequence ATGATAAACGCAACAGATACACATAAGCAACAAGGATTAAGACTTAAGTTGGTGGAACTGCTCCGCAAAAAAGGCATTGTGGATGAAAAGGTTTTGCAGGCAATTAATCGGGTTCCACGTCATACATTTTTCGATAAAGCATTTATTGATCATGCCTATGAAGACAAAGCATTTCAAATCGGTGAAGGTCAAACTATCAGTCAGCCATATACAGTTGCTTACATGAGCGAATGGTTGGAAACAACGCCAATGATGAAGGTTTTGGAAATTGGGACCGGCAGCGGATATCAGGCTTGTGTATTAGCAGAGTTGGGTGTAAAAGTATTTACTATAGAACGTTTTAAATCACTGCATTTAAAATCAAAAAAACTATTGGAGTCAATGGGTTATTCCAACATTAAAATGTTTTTTGGCGATGGCTATGCAGGTCTTCCCACATTTGCACCCTTCGATAGAATAATAATTACAGCAGCCGCACCTGAAATTCCAAATGCATTATTACTACAATTAAAAGTGGGTGGCATTATGGTGTTGCCTTTAGGAAAAGAAGAAGATCAGATGATGCTGAAGATTACAAAAACTGCAGACAATGATTTTAAAAAAGAAGTCGGAGATAATTTTCGCTTTGTACCTATGCTACCGGGGAAGGTTTTTTAA
- a CDS encoding DUF1456 family protein, with protein MLSNNDILKKLRVALALRNEDIIHILSLVDFKISKGALGDLFRNPDHPGYVEAGDQVLRNFLNGLIIHLRGEKK; from the coding sequence ATGTTATCCAATAATGATATTCTGAAAAAATTAAGAGTGGCATTAGCACTCCGCAATGAGGATATAATTCATATTCTTTCGCTCGTTGATTTTAAAATTTCCAAAGGTGCATTGGGCGATTTATTTCGCAATCCGGATCATCCCGGTTATGTAGAAGCCGGAGATCAAGTTCTGCGTAATTTCTTAAATGGATTAATTATTCATTTACGAGGGGAAAAAAAGTGA
- a CDS encoding phosphoglucomutase/phosphomannomutase family protein — MTQIKFGTDGWRAIIAKEFTIANVARVSKATADWVLQSGKNHSVVVGHDCRFGGEMFADVTARVLCENGIKVFIAKDFVATPMVSLGANKLGAFAGVVITASHNPPSYNGFKLKSGYGGPTIPEEISKVENMIPDVYDVPEKSLEEFEKDGLLQWVDLEQMYFEHVQQEFDLNLINNSGIKLAYDAMYGAGQRIAQRIFTNLIPLHCDENPGFKGQAPEPIERNLSELKVLIKSDKSIHAGLANDGDADRIGMYDGDGNFVDSHHIILLLIHYLHKYKNYTGKVVIAFSVSDKVKKLCAHYGLDVEVTKIGFKYICSKMITDDVLLGGEESGGIAVKGNVPERDGIWCGLLLMEFMAKTGKSLHELIQEVYAITGSFNYDRYDLHITDTLKNQIIANCRNNTYNAFGKYKVERIESIDGYKFHFSDKEWMMIRASGTEPLLRVYAEAPDAKGVIDILDTVKSILLA; from the coding sequence ATGACACAGATAAAATTTGGTACTGATGGATGGAGAGCAATCATTGCAAAAGAATTTACGATTGCAAATGTGGCAAGAGTGAGTAAAGCAACTGCAGATTGGGTGTTGCAATCGGGTAAAAATCATTCTGTTGTTGTTGGTCATGATTGTCGTTTTGGTGGTGAAATGTTTGCGGATGTTACTGCAAGAGTATTGTGTGAAAACGGAATAAAAGTATTTATCGCAAAAGATTTTGTTGCAACACCGATGGTGAGTTTGGGTGCAAATAAATTAGGTGCATTTGCCGGTGTGGTTATTACTGCAAGTCATAATCCACCTTCATACAATGGCTTTAAATTAAAAAGTGGATATGGCGGACCAACAATTCCTGAAGAGATTTCTAAGGTAGAAAATATGATTCCGGATGTATATGATGTGCCTGAAAAATCCTTAGAAGAATTCGAAAAAGATGGTTTGTTGCAATGGGTAGATTTGGAGCAAATGTATTTTGAACATGTACAACAGGAGTTTGATTTAAATCTGATTAATAACTCCGGAATTAAACTCGCTTATGATGCAATGTATGGTGCAGGTCAGCGAATTGCTCAACGCATTTTTACAAACTTAATTCCATTGCACTGCGATGAAAATCCGGGATTTAAAGGTCAAGCACCGGAACCTATTGAAAGAAATTTATCTGAATTAAAAGTTTTAATTAAATCAGATAAATCTATACATGCAGGTTTGGCAAATGATGGTGATGCAGATCGTATTGGAATGTATGATGGTGATGGAAATTTTGTGGACTCACATCATATTATTTTATTGCTGATTCATTATTTGCATAAGTATAAAAATTACACTGGCAAAGTTGTAATTGCATTCAGTGTTAGTGATAAAGTGAAAAAATTATGTGCGCATTATGGATTGGATGTGGAAGTAACTAAAATCGGATTTAAATATATCTGTAGTAAAATGATTACCGATGATGTGTTGTTAGGTGGCGAAGAAAGTGGTGGCATTGCAGTGAAAGGAAATGTGCCTGAACGAGATGGCATATGGTGTGGATTATTACTGATGGAGTTTATGGCGAAAACAGGAAAATCATTGCATGAATTAATTCAGGAAGTATATGCAATTACCGGTTCATTTAATTACGATCGTTATGATTTACATATTACTGATACATTGAAAAATCAAATCATCGCTAATTGTAGAAACAATACATACAATGCATTTGGAAAATATAAAGTAGAAAGAATAGAATCTATTGATGGCTATAAATTTCATTTCTCAGATAAAGAATGGATGATGATTCGTGCATCAGGTACGGAACCCTTGTTGCGAGTATATGCAGAAGCTCCTGATGCTAAAGGAGTGATTGACATCCTTGATACAGTAAAATCCATCTTGCTTGCATGA